One region of Halohasta litchfieldiae genomic DNA includes:
- a CDS encoding ArsR/SmtB family transcription factor, which produces MKSLLPLTSRVEPANDGANVISISEEAADEVFKTLSSSTARQILTLLYEEPRPASELAEETDTSVQNIRYHLTNLSDANLISVADTWYSEKGTEMKIYAPTESALVVCAGRQSTVDRLKSAIRELLGAIGIFGLASLLVQYLATSIGSAPEAATESGGMTAADATATAAESTSGGLSALLTEPGVVFFVGCLLALAVVVVWSTRQ; this is translated from the coding sequence ATGAAGAGTCTTCTCCCACTCACGTCCCGCGTTGAGCCGGCCAATGACGGTGCGAACGTTATTTCGATCTCCGAGGAGGCTGCCGACGAGGTTTTTAAAACGCTCTCGTCGTCGACCGCCAGACAGATTCTCACCCTACTGTACGAAGAGCCACGCCCCGCGTCCGAACTCGCCGAGGAGACCGACACGAGCGTCCAGAACATCCGGTACCATCTCACGAATCTCAGTGATGCGAACCTGATCTCGGTCGCCGATACCTGGTACTCCGAGAAGGGAACTGAGATGAAAATCTATGCGCCGACTGAATCGGCACTCGTCGTCTGTGCAGGCCGGCAGTCGACCGTCGACCGGCTCAAATCGGCGATCAGAGAGCTGCTTGGCGCGATTGGGATCTTTGGGCTCGCCAGCCTGCTCGTGCAGTATCTCGCAACCTCAATCGGGTCGGCACCGGAAGCGGCCACCGAGTCCGGTGGGATGACGGCTGCCGATGCGACTGCGACGGCCGCCGAGTCGACCAGCGGTGGCCTCAGTGCGCTGCTGACCGAGCCGGGAGTCGTCTTCTTCGTTGGCTGTCTACTCGCACTTGCGGTTGTCGTCGTCTGGTCGACGCGGCAGTAA
- a CDS encoding transposase, whose translation MATETLALFEHLEFDFLEEFDVFAPARRGRTRDHHPPALFRAFLHCYYKNVYGIRPVTRELQNTVVWLSCGFDRPPSRDAVDRFLTDLEHVVDEVFDRLVEQAACRGLLDLTYSIDSTDVRTMPADQDASKGYDPTAEEYYHGYGCTIVSTGQKIPIAAEFTESKQAPEETAMRVTCDALAVEKPIWMLGDSAYDTLGWHDHLLAAGVVPVAPYNARNTDDPKDIEYRVEARIDEHSEDVQLKQSTLDETYNRRSGVERTNDAVKDCGLGHVRARGRVHARAQVFLALCLRLVIAITNDERGDNPGSTVITL comes from the coding sequence ATGGCGACCGAGACGCTCGCGTTGTTCGAGCATCTTGAGTTCGACTTTCTCGAAGAATTCGATGTGTTCGCCCCCGCTCGCCGGGGGCGAACACGAGATCATCACCCACCAGCACTCTTCCGAGCGTTCCTGCACTGCTACTACAAGAACGTCTACGGCATCCGTCCAGTCACGCGAGAACTCCAGAACACGGTCGTCTGGCTCAGCTGTGGCTTCGATCGACCGCCGTCGAGAGACGCGGTCGATCGCTTCCTCACCGACCTCGAACACGTCGTCGACGAGGTCTTCGACCGCCTCGTCGAGCAGGCCGCCTGCCGCGGCCTGCTCGACTTGACCTACTCCATCGATTCCACCGACGTGAGGACGATGCCCGCCGACCAAGACGCGTCGAAAGGCTACGATCCAACCGCCGAAGAGTACTACCACGGCTACGGCTGTACGATCGTCTCGACCGGGCAAAAGATCCCGATTGCCGCGGAGTTCACCGAGAGCAAGCAAGCGCCAGAGGAGACGGCGATGCGCGTCACGTGTGACGCGCTCGCCGTCGAGAAACCGATCTGGATGCTTGGAGACAGCGCCTACGACACGCTCGGCTGGCACGACCACCTGCTGGCCGCAGGGGTCGTGCCAGTCGCTCCGTACAACGCACGAAACACCGACGATCCGAAAGACATCGAGTACAGGGTCGAAGCCCGCATCGACGAACACAGCGAGGACGTTCAGCTGAAGCAATCGACGCTAGACGAGACGTACAACCGCCGGAGTGGAGTCGAACGAACCAACGACGCCGTCAAGGACTGCGGCCTCGGGCACGTTCGCGCCCGAGGCCGCGTCCACGCACGAGCACAAGTGTTCCTCGCGCTGTGCCTTCGTCTCGTTATTGCGATCACCAACGACGAACGCGGAGACAATCCAGGAAGCACCGTCATCACGCTATGA
- the menD gene encoding 2-succinyl-5-enolpyruvyl-6-hydroxy-3-cyclohexene-1-carboxylic-acid synthase codes for MTAPNRNTLWGRAIASELARSGVRTVCISPGSRSTPLTVACDEHDDLQTVSALDERSAAYFALGRARRTGEVTPLISTSGTAAANYHPAVIEASEGRVPLLLLTADRPPELRDSGANQTVDQEKLYGDAVRWYKDLPEPAAEDRTLRSLRTDISRAVGTAEGTPSGPVHLNVPFKKPLEPTRVDGDVPADLPELAAMGRGSEEPFVSRTVGHPQLDDQDLRKLAEELSVDRGLIVAGPADPPGLTAESVTAFSHATGFPILADPLSGLRFGGHTRTAPVIGGYDSYVDTAVTESWPDPEVVVRLGASPTSKPLRKYLAKTGARQLVVDPTGAWREAEFAATDLVVADPDRLCGHLSQVIRSGGSAEWRNRWTNAEAVHSETVDDHADTAFEGGILADVVAGLADPSTLVVSNSMPVRDLDRFGEPGTKSITTVGNRGASGIDGIVSTALGAAHGTTDDVTLVIGDLAYYHDMNGLLALQRANVDATIVLLNNDGGGIFHMLPIEEFEPPFTDQFKTPHGMDFEPTGDLYGFDYSRVEGRSAFREAYSEAVSTDGSHVIEVESDAEASHAVRDELQAETVDRLVD; via the coding sequence ATGACTGCACCGAACCGGAACACGCTCTGGGGGCGGGCCATCGCAAGTGAACTCGCCCGTAGCGGTGTCCGCACCGTCTGTATCTCGCCGGGGAGTCGGTCGACGCCACTCACTGTCGCCTGCGACGAACACGACGATCTGCAGACCGTCTCGGCACTCGATGAACGCTCGGCGGCCTACTTCGCACTGGGTCGGGCTCGCCGGACGGGCGAGGTCACTCCACTTATCTCGACCTCGGGCACCGCTGCCGCCAACTACCATCCCGCCGTGATCGAGGCCAGCGAGGGTCGGGTCCCGCTATTGTTGCTGACTGCCGACCGACCGCCGGAGCTCCGAGATTCGGGAGCCAACCAGACCGTCGACCAAGAGAAGCTCTATGGCGACGCCGTCCGGTGGTACAAGGACCTCCCCGAGCCAGCCGCCGAAGACCGGACGCTTCGCTCGCTGCGAACCGACATCTCGCGGGCGGTCGGAACCGCTGAGGGGACGCCCTCCGGGCCAGTGCATCTCAACGTCCCATTTAAAAAACCGTTAGAGCCGACGCGGGTCGACGGCGATGTGCCCGCCGACCTACCGGAGTTGGCCGCCATGGGTCGCGGCTCCGAGGAGCCGTTCGTCAGCCGCACTGTCGGCCACCCGCAGTTGGACGATCAGGACCTCCGTAAACTGGCCGAGGAACTCAGCGTCGACCGTGGACTCATTGTCGCTGGACCGGCTGATCCGCCGGGGCTCACTGCCGAATCGGTCACTGCCTTCTCGCATGCCACCGGGTTCCCGATTCTCGCCGATCCGCTCTCGGGACTCCGGTTTGGGGGCCATACTCGTACCGCACCCGTCATTGGGGGGTACGACAGCTACGTCGACACCGCCGTCACCGAGTCGTGGCCCGATCCCGAGGTCGTCGTCCGACTCGGGGCCTCGCCGACTTCGAAACCGCTGCGAAAGTATTTGGCCAAAACGGGGGCACGACAGTTAGTCGTCGACCCCACGGGCGCGTGGCGCGAGGCGGAGTTTGCGGCGACTGATCTGGTCGTCGCCGATCCGGACCGACTCTGTGGCCACCTCTCGCAGGTCATCCGCAGCGGTGGCAGCGCCGAGTGGCGAAACCGCTGGACGAACGCCGAGGCGGTCCACAGTGAGACGGTCGACGACCACGCTGACACAGCCTTCGAGGGCGGGATTCTCGCGGATGTCGTCGCTGGACTCGCCGATCCGTCGACGCTTGTGGTCTCCAACAGCATGCCGGTCCGTGACCTCGACCGCTTCGGGGAGCCGGGAACCAAATCCATTACCACGGTCGGCAACCGCGGGGCCTCCGGAATCGATGGCATCGTGTCGACCGCGCTGGGGGCGGCTCACGGGACGACCGACGACGTCACACTCGTGATCGGTGATCTGGCCTACTACCACGATATGAACGGCCTGCTCGCACTCCAGCGTGCCAACGTTGATGCGACGATTGTCCTGCTCAACAACGACGGCGGCGGGATTTTTCACATGCTGCCTATCGAGGAGTTCGAGCCGCCGTTCACCGACCAGTTCAAGACGCCCCACGGGATGGATTTCGAACCAACTGGGGATCTGTACGGGTTCGACTACAGCCGTGTTGAGGGTCGCTCGGCGTTCCGCGAGGCCTATAGCGAGGCGGTGTCGACCGATGGCTCGCACGTTATCGAGGTCGAAAGCGATGCCGAGGCGAGTCACGCAGTTCGGGATGAGTTGCAGGCCGAGACAGTCGACCGACTGGTCGACTGA
- a CDS encoding DUF7553 family protein, with amino-acid sequence MTRAELIAASESLEHAAEGASDDLTAKLSEQADTLATLADREKGPDHGRLAKIEHSLRSLKESASDEGADLIDDALTHIKEYRKTVDGV; translated from the coding sequence ATGACCAGAGCTGAACTCATCGCCGCCAGTGAATCGCTCGAACACGCCGCCGAGGGGGCCAGCGACGATCTCACGGCCAAACTCTCCGAGCAGGCCGACACCCTTGCGACCCTCGCCGACCGCGAGAAGGGGCCCGACCACGGTCGACTGGCCAAAATCGAACACTCGCTTCGCTCGCTGAAGGAGTCGGCTAGCGACGAAGGGGCTGACCTAATCGACGACGCACTCACACACATCAAGGAGTACCGAAAAACGGTTGATGGTGTTTGA
- a CDS encoding MFS transporter: MTESTRLRGTLWIILASATLTVMAGAILGPIVPAIQSTLGVSESNAGLIITTHGALIVVFSPIAGALIDRFGPRRPFIGGLVLYGIGGGAGLGIDSFGPLLASRAVLGVGVAFVYTGVTVLIYDLYEGQRMNEVLGLRSSANSVGAVIWPLVGGALGTLSWQAPFGVYLVAIPLGLLAVVTIPETGGENRSAQSESTDRGQSTDRSTSAGGIAGIAAVFRERPALLAVYLLYFAANALLYSIVVFYPQLLAQLGITSSLSISLYLAANGLAGGISAALYGRLVARIERRWLVLIALGLWVAAFAAATAAQSALTAVPAVVAFGLGLGLVFPSAFGWIESLAPVDRQGQFSSYLASAGYTGQFLSPVIFGPLIPLFGVRGVFGAATAAAAVGLVVLGAALAVGKTGSTASS, from the coding sequence ATGACTGAGTCGACGCGGCTGCGTGGGACGCTGTGGATTATTTTGGCCTCGGCAACGCTGACAGTGATGGCCGGAGCGATCCTCGGCCCTATCGTCCCGGCGATCCAGTCGACGCTCGGCGTCTCCGAATCGAATGCGGGCCTCATCATTACGACTCACGGCGCGCTCATCGTCGTCTTCAGTCCGATTGCGGGCGCGCTCATCGACCGCTTCGGCCCGCGTCGACCCTTTATCGGTGGGCTCGTTTTGTACGGCATCGGCGGCGGGGCCGGACTCGGGATCGATTCGTTCGGCCCGTTGCTCGCCTCGCGGGCCGTGTTGGGTGTCGGGGTGGCCTTTGTCTATACCGGTGTGACCGTGTTGATTTATGATCTCTATGAGGGCCAGCGGATGAACGAGGTCCTCGGGCTGCGGAGCAGCGCCAACAGCGTCGGCGCGGTGATCTGGCCGCTGGTCGGCGGCGCGCTCGGCACGCTCTCGTGGCAGGCCCCCTTCGGCGTCTATCTGGTTGCGATCCCGCTGGGATTGCTCGCAGTCGTGACGATCCCCGAAACCGGCGGCGAGAATCGATCCGCCCAGAGCGAGTCGACGGATAGGGGTCAGTCGACGGATAGGAGCACGTCAGCAGGTGGAATCGCCGGTATTGCTGCTGTTTTCCGGGAACGACCGGCGCTGCTGGCGGTGTATCTGCTGTATTTCGCCGCCAACGCGTTGCTGTACAGTATCGTTGTCTTCTATCCGCAGTTGTTGGCCCAGTTGGGGATCACCTCTTCGCTGTCGATCAGCCTTTATCTCGCGGCCAACGGGCTGGCTGGCGGGATTTCGGCGGCACTCTACGGTCGACTTGTGGCGCGAATCGAGCGACGATGGCTGGTGCTGATCGCGCTGGGCCTCTGGGTGGCGGCGTTTGCAGCGGCGACCGCGGCCCAGTCGGCGCTGACCGCAGTGCCGGCTGTCGTCGCGTTCGGGTTGGGGTTGGGATTGGTGTTTCCCTCGGCGTTCGGCTGGATCGAATCGCTTGCGCCAGTCGACCGGCAGGGCCAGTTTAGCTCCTATCTCGCCTCGGCAGGCTATACCGGCCAGTTCCTCTCGCCGGTGATCTTCGGCCCGCTGATCCCGCTGTTCGGGGTGCGGGGTGTCTTCGGGGCGGCGACCGCCGCCGCTGCTGTCGGGCTTGTCGTGTTGGGGGCGGCACTGGCAGTAGGGAAGACGGGGTCGACTGCGTCGTCGTAA
- a CDS encoding SHOCT domain-containing protein → MPVDPEEGLVTDLMLGMMVVFGADIIALVGFMWVANYTSATVFIAVTASILAAFGLWIGWRWNEIRKLQSTDDPERTALDELKHQYAAGELGEAEFEQKLDRLVEVEEQVDSDEIEVDEAIDRAE, encoded by the coding sequence ATGCCAGTCGACCCCGAGGAGGGCCTCGTCACCGATCTTATGCTCGGCATGATGGTCGTGTTCGGTGCGGACATCATCGCCCTCGTTGGCTTCATGTGGGTCGCCAACTACACCTCAGCAACCGTTTTTATTGCTGTCACCGCCAGCATCCTCGCGGCCTTCGGCCTCTGGATCGGCTGGCGCTGGAACGAGATCAGAAAACTCCAGTCGACCGACGACCCCGAGCGCACGGCCCTCGACGAGCTCAAACACCAGTATGCCGCTGGCGAACTCGGCGAGGCGGAGTTTGAGCAGAAACTCGACCGACTCGTCGAGGTCGAAGAACAGGTCGACAGCGACGAAATCGAGGTCGACGAAGCAATCGACCGAGCCGAATAA